The Leclercia adecarboxylata region CGTGCTGGTCAGCGGGATTTTCACCGCTTTTCTGCTGGCCCCGCTGGCGATGCCAGACAAAAAAGAGAGAACATGATGATCACCCCTTTTTACCGCGCCGCCGTCCTGATCGGTGCCCTTCTGCTGGCCGGTTGCGGCCACAATTCGCAAGAGCGTGGCGATAGCCGCCCGCAGGCCTGGCTCCAGCCGGGTACCCGGGTAACGCTGCCGCCGCCGGGTATTACCCCGGCGCTAAGCTCCCAGCAGCTCCTGACCGCCAGCGTTAACGGCAAAACCCAGTCGCTGCTGGTGATGCTGAATGCCGATGCGCAGAAGGTGACCCTCGCCGGGCTGTCTTCGGTGGGTATCCGACTGTTCCTCGCCACCTATAATGAAACGGGCATCCATACTGAACAGTCGGTCGTTGCACCCGAGCTGCCGCCGGCCAGCCAGGTGCTGGCGGACGTGATGCTCAGCCACTGGCCGGTTAGCGCCTGGCTGCCGCAACTGCCGAAGGGCTGGACGTTAAAGGATAAAGGTGACCGGCGTGAGCTACGCAATGCCGACGGCAAGCTGGTGACGGAGATTGTCTACCTGCAGCGCAAAGGCAAGCGCGAGCCGATTAGCATCGAACAGCACGTGTTCCACTACCACATCACCATTCAATATCTGGATGACTAAGATGATCTACATTTCTGCCGTTGGCCTGATCAACGCCCTGGGCAACTCTCCCGATGAGATTGCCGCTAACCTCACGCGCGGCGTCGCCCCCGGCATGCGCCTGCGCAGCGGCTGGCTGCAGGGGCAGGATGCGGTGCTGGGCGGCGTCGACGGCGAACTGCCCGCGATCCCGGAGCGCCTGGCCGCGCACCGC contains the following coding sequences:
- a CDS encoding DUF3261 domain-containing protein; this translates as MTPFYRAAVLIGALLLAGCGHNSQERGDSRPQAWLQPGTRVTLPPPGITPALSSQQLLTASVNGKTQSLLVMLNADAQKVTLAGLSSVGIRLFLATYNETGIHTEQSVVAPELPPASQVLADVMLSHWPVSAWLPQLPKGWTLKDKGDRRELRNADGKLVTEIVYLQRKGKREPISIEQHVFHYHITIQYLDD